A single Defluviitalea saccharophila DNA region contains:
- a CDS encoding Hsp70 family protein: protein MGTLGLDVERGLFLGIDFGTTNSVVSVYDFKEGQAQTIPIDGSNIFPTAIQFETDPDDPDKLSRIFGIQAKEAAIIYPQSTVLSVKRLLGSDEKIKISVDEKEYEFTPEQIAGEILGYLKQKADEYAQEELNIAGEFSGCVITVPANSTDKQKKMTKEAAKLAGFDEDNIYLRLEPAAAAISYAVNERKDKKVLVYDFGGGTFDACVLDIKMTDADEPTISILSTYGDNYLGGNDIDKIIMDMIYEEFKKMTNEEIDLFDFNVDDGVSKRQKTTALVRLAQVANQAKERLSSAKSTKVVLAPFIQEPKIININMEITRDAFLNHKRINPLGDPVELFEKMEGKSVEDLIGRTIECIDECLKAASLKPEDIDEIFLVGGSSSIPRIREKIKEKFDKEPFKSRISPALSISQGAAYYCNMIMMPTVKGPVVHEKTIHPLGLEIAGRRFMEIVKSGMDIPKEGLTVEAEELLMTNFDNVTSMAIVVYENTKPSGEEKKTTYVTEEGMKRLAGTSLRGIPPKAKGEEKVKVIFYIGQDNMLKVMAKSMSTSGVETELSVDDLY, encoded by the coding sequence ATGGGAACATTAGGATTAGATGTGGAAAGAGGCCTATTTCTAGGTATTGATTTCGGAACAACCAACTCAGTTGTCAGCGTATATGATTTTAAAGAAGGTCAGGCACAAACCATACCTATTGACGGAAGCAATATTTTCCCTACAGCCATACAATTTGAAACCGATCCGGATGATCCGGATAAACTATCCAGGATTTTTGGAATTCAGGCAAAGGAAGCAGCAATCATATATCCTCAAAGCACTGTTTTATCTGTAAAACGTCTGCTCGGCAGCGATGAAAAAATTAAAATCTCCGTGGACGAAAAGGAATATGAATTTACCCCTGAACAAATTGCCGGAGAAATATTAGGCTATCTAAAACAGAAAGCCGATGAATACGCTCAGGAAGAGTTAAATATTGCGGGAGAATTTTCAGGCTGTGTAATTACCGTACCTGCCAATTCAACCGACAAACAAAAGAAAATGACCAAAGAAGCGGCAAAGCTGGCTGGCTTTGATGAAGACAATATCTATCTTAGACTGGAACCTGCTGCAGCAGCGATTTCCTATGCCGTAAATGAAAGAAAAGATAAAAAGGTATTGGTATATGACTTTGGTGGAGGTACCTTTGACGCCTGCGTACTGGATATCAAGATGACAGATGCGGATGAACCCACTATTTCAATTTTAAGCACCTATGGGGATAATTACTTAGGCGGTAACGATATAGACAAAATTATTATGGATATGATTTATGAAGAATTTAAGAAAATGACCAACGAAGAAATTGACTTATTTGATTTTAACGTTGATGACGGCGTATCCAAAAGACAAAAAACTACAGCTTTAGTACGACTGGCGCAAGTAGCAAACCAAGCCAAAGAAAGACTTTCTTCTGCCAAATCTACAAAGGTTGTATTGGCACCTTTTATTCAAGAACCGAAAATCATCAATATTAATATGGAAATCACAAGAGATGCCTTTTTAAATCATAAGAGAATCAATCCTTTAGGTGATCCCGTTGAACTGTTTGAAAAAATGGAGGGTAAATCCGTAGAAGATTTAATTGGCAGAACGATTGAATGTATTGACGAATGTCTAAAGGCTGCTTCATTAAAACCTGAAGACATCGATGAGATCTTCTTAGTTGGAGGTTCTTCTTCCATTCCAAGAATCAGAGAAAAAATCAAAGAAAAGTTTGATAAAGAACCTTTTAAATCCCGTATAAGCCCTGCATTAAGTATTTCTCAGGGAGCGGCTTATTACTGCAATATGATTATGATGCCTACGGTAAAAGGTCCTGTTGTTCATGAAAAGACCATTCACCCCTTAGGCCTTGAAATAGCAGGAAGAAGATTTATGGAAATAGTAAAAAGCGGTATGGATATACCTAAAGAAGGACTTACTGTGGAAGCAGAAGAACTTCTTATGACCAATTTTGATAATGTAACCAGCATGGCAATTGTTGTTTATGAAAATACAAAACCTTCCGGAGAAGAAAAGAAGACTACCTATGTAACAGAAGAGGGAATGAAGCGTCTTGCAGGCACCAGCCTCAGAGGAATTCCTCCAAAAGCCAAGGGAGAAGAAAAGGTAAAAGTAATCTTTTATATCGGACAGGATAACATGCTTAAGGTAATGGCTAAAAGCATGAGTACAAGCGGGGTAGAAACCGAACTCTCTGTAGATGATTTGTACTAA